The Vibrio agarivorans genome window below encodes:
- a CDS encoding DUF2189 domain-containing protein, whose protein sequence is MPRTYNSSDFDTKQKQSDHEYARTIPCNTLSISAPFHWLALGLNDFVRMPIISAFYGLCFMAAAIGIVLLVQWQGTHLVIMPSLIVYMLIGPFLALGLYDASWQREKGHKASLPHSMKAIGRNSSSQWAFAVLLAVAMIFWMRIAALLHAIYPSVQGAPLSDFLPFLVIGSVVGAVLAAVVFSISAFSIPLMMERRVDMMTAVFTSVNAVRSNIGAMIVWAGIIGGGILLGFATYGIGMLFTMPILGYGTWHAYHSTIKKKHQP, encoded by the coding sequence ATGCCTCGCACCTACAACTCGTCAGATTTCGACACTAAGCAGAAGCAATCTGACCATGAGTACGCTCGCACCATACCGTGCAACACGCTCAGTATCTCTGCTCCCTTTCACTGGTTAGCGCTCGGGCTGAACGATTTTGTTCGTATGCCTATCATTAGTGCCTTCTATGGATTGTGCTTTATGGCGGCCGCCATTGGTATTGTGCTGCTGGTTCAGTGGCAAGGTACTCATCTGGTCATTATGCCCAGTTTGATTGTCTATATGCTCATCGGCCCGTTTCTCGCTCTTGGATTGTACGATGCGAGCTGGCAGCGAGAAAAAGGCCACAAAGCTAGCCTACCCCACTCTATGAAGGCGATTGGTCGCAACTCATCTTCTCAATGGGCATTCGCGGTATTGTTGGCTGTCGCTATGATTTTTTGGATGCGCATAGCCGCTCTGCTTCACGCTATCTACCCTTCTGTGCAAGGGGCTCCCCTCAGTGATTTTCTCCCCTTTTTGGTGATCGGTTCAGTGGTTGGTGCTGTGCTCGCAGCTGTAGTGTTTAGTATCTCAGCCTTTTCGATTCCACTAATGATGGAGCGACGTGTCGATATGATGACAGCCGTGTTCACCAGTGTGAACGCCGTACGCAGCAATATTGGTGCAATGATTGTTTGGGCGGGTATTATTGGCGGCGGTATCCTTCTCGGCTTTGCAACCTACGGTATTGGTATGCTGTTTACTATGCCAATTCTCGGCTACGGAACATGGCATGCCTACCACTCAACAATCAAAAAGAAACATCAACCCTAG
- a CDS encoding SprT family zinc-dependent metalloprotease: protein MLDRELQHQTIKQVAHCIQQAERYFDVSLPQPKISYQLRGKAAGKAYLQLWEIRLNPVLFSENPDAFINEVIPHEIAHLLCYKLFGRVRPHGKEWQAIMLKVFGVNPNTTHSFDVASVQGKTFQYCCSCNDYALTIRRHNKVQRQQAAYRCSLCHEQLQFTGKQLS, encoded by the coding sequence TTGCTAGATCGTGAACTACAACACCAAACCATCAAACAGGTTGCGCACTGCATTCAGCAAGCTGAGCGCTATTTTGATGTCTCTCTACCACAGCCAAAGATAAGCTATCAGTTACGTGGCAAAGCCGCAGGCAAGGCCTACCTTCAGTTGTGGGAAATCCGTCTCAACCCAGTTCTATTTAGCGAAAACCCAGACGCCTTTATCAACGAGGTGATTCCTCATGAAATCGCTCACTTGCTCTGTTACAAACTGTTTGGTCGTGTGCGACCACACGGTAAAGAGTGGCAAGCTATCATGCTTAAAGTGTTTGGTGTAAACCCAAATACGACGCACTCATTTGATGTTGCTTCAGTTCAAGGGAAAACCTTCCAATATTGCTGCTCTTGTAACGACTATGCGCTCACTATTCGCCGTCATAACAAAGTGCAGCGTCAGCAAGCTGCTTATCGTTGTAGCCTTTGTCATGAGCAGTTGCAGTTTACTGGTAAGCAACTCTCCTAG
- the rsmE gene encoding 16S rRNA (uracil(1498)-N(3))-methyltransferase has translation MRVPRIFHPEPILTLGELNLSEDASGHVGRVLRMKEGQQVLLFDNSGAEFPAEIAAVSKKNVAVKVLERVENSIESPLDLHLGQVISRGDKMEFTIQKSVELGVNSITPLISERCGVKLDQKRFEKKLVQWQKVAIAACEQCGRNRVPEIRPIMQLEEWCNEEFDGLKLNLHPRAKYSINTLPTPVEKVRLLIGPEGGLSSDEIEKTRHYNFEETLLGPRVLRTETAALTAITALQVRFGDLG, from the coding sequence ATGCGCGTACCTCGAATTTTCCACCCGGAACCTATCCTCACTCTTGGTGAACTTAACTTAAGTGAAGATGCTAGTGGCCACGTTGGCCGCGTGCTACGCATGAAAGAGGGACAACAGGTTCTGTTGTTTGATAACAGTGGCGCCGAGTTTCCAGCAGAGATCGCTGCTGTCAGTAAGAAAAACGTCGCGGTAAAGGTACTAGAGCGTGTTGAGAACAGCATTGAATCACCACTCGACCTGCATCTTGGTCAGGTGATCTCTCGAGGTGACAAAATGGAGTTCACCATTCAAAAGTCTGTGGAGCTTGGCGTAAACAGTATTACTCCCCTTATTTCTGAGCGCTGCGGAGTCAAACTAGACCAAAAGCGTTTTGAGAAGAAGCTAGTACAATGGCAAAAAGTGGCAATCGCGGCATGTGAACAGTGCGGTAGGAATCGCGTTCCTGAGATTCGCCCGATAATGCAACTCGAAGAGTGGTGTAATGAAGAGTTTGATGGTCTTAAATTAAACTTGCACCCTCGCGCTAAATACTCAATCAATACGCTACCGACACCCGTTGAAAAAGTTCGCCTGTTGATTGGCCCAGAAGGCGGGCTATCTAGCGATGAGATTGAGAAAACACGTCACTATAATTTTGAAGAAACGCTGCTAGGGCCAAGAGTATTAAGAACCGAAACTGCCGCCCTAACTGCAATTACAGCCCTACAAGTTCGCTTTGGCGATCTTGGCTAA
- the gshB gene encoding glutathione synthase — protein MIKLGIVMDPISSINIKKDSSFAMMLEAQRRGYEIHYMEMNDLHLDQGVAIADTKVLELKEDPNGWYEFKSEQTIKLADLDAVLMRKDPPFDTEYIYATYILERAEENGALIVNKPQSLRDCNEKLFTAWFPELTPTTIVTRKAEKIKAFREEHGDVILKPLDGMGGASIFRVKENDPNVSVIIETLTNHGQNYAMAQTFVPDISNGDKRILVVDGEPMPYCLARIPAKGETRGNLAAGGTGEARPLSETDLKIAQAVAPTLKEKGLIFVGLDVIGDKLTEINVTSPTCIREIEAAFDISITGKLMDAIERRVKA, from the coding sequence ATGATCAAGCTCGGCATTGTGATGGACCCAATTTCGTCCATCAATATTAAGAAAGATTCAAGTTTTGCCATGATGCTAGAAGCGCAGCGTCGCGGTTACGAAATTCACTACATGGAAATGAACGATCTTCACCTTGATCAAGGTGTCGCGATTGCTGATACAAAAGTGCTTGAGCTAAAAGAAGACCCGAACGGCTGGTACGAGTTTAAGTCTGAACAAACGATTAAGCTTGCGGATCTTGATGCAGTATTAATGCGTAAAGATCCACCTTTTGACACCGAGTACATCTACGCGACCTACATTCTCGAGCGCGCAGAAGAAAATGGCGCACTGATCGTCAATAAGCCACAAAGCCTGCGTGACTGTAATGAAAAACTCTTTACGGCGTGGTTCCCTGAACTGACACCGACCACCATCGTGACGCGTAAAGCAGAGAAGATCAAAGCATTCCGTGAAGAGCATGGCGATGTCATTCTCAAGCCTCTTGACGGTATGGGCGGCGCTTCGATCTTCCGCGTGAAAGAAAACGATCCAAACGTCTCTGTGATCATCGAGACACTGACCAACCACGGTCAAAACTACGCAATGGCGCAAACCTTCGTGCCTGATATCAGCAATGGTGATAAGCGTATTCTGGTGGTTGATGGTGAGCCGATGCCATACTGCCTTGCTCGTATTCCAGCAAAAGGTGAGACGCGTGGCAACCTAGCCGCTGGCGGTACGGGAGAAGCTCGCCCTCTGAGTGAGACCGACCTTAAGATCGCTCAAGCAGTCGCACCTACGCTAAAAGAGAAAGGGTTAATCTTTGTTGGCCTTGATGTCATCGGCGACAAGTTGACAGAGATTAACGTAACGAGCCCTACCTGCATCCGTGAGATTGAAGCTGCCTTTGATATCTCTATCACTGGCAAGCTAATGGATGCTATTGAGCGTCGCGTTAAGGCATAA